A stretch of Gambusia affinis linkage group LG10, SWU_Gaff_1.0, whole genome shotgun sequence DNA encodes these proteins:
- the LOC122838117 gene encoding tetraspanin-1 isoform X1: MIRSTRQMMPLLHLLLFLSGLSLVAMGTWVTAGGDPFLHLLGPFSNQLLRFVNVGLLCIAMGTTLVLLGALGGCAAHWESKCLLLTFFSIIFIIFICQTAAGVVVLAYSSFAEGILKAWAVPALQNDYGSDPTVTGIWNATMAELKCCGFSNYTDLLGSEVEQQNGISLPPSCCSTNIAPCSPAEAARSPVQGCFDPILKTLRKHTCTVGGVAAGLGLLEIAAMIVSMYLFSHLDEKVS; the protein is encoded by the exons atgatCCGCTCCACCCGGCAGATGATgcccctcctccacctgctgctgttt CTGAGCGGCCTCTCtctggttgccatgggaacCTGGGTGACGGCGGGCGGCGACCCCTTCCTCCACCTGCTGGGGCCGTTCTCCAACCAGCTGCTGCGCTTCGTCAACGTCGGCCTCCTCTGCATCGCCATGGGAACCACACTGGTGCtgctgggagcactgggaggaTGTGCAGCTCACTGGGAGAGCAAGTGTCTGCTGCTGACT TTCTTctccatcatcttcatcatcttcatctgtcAGACGGCAGCTGGAGTCGTGGTTCTGGCCTACTCCTCCTTC gctgAAGGTATCCTCAAGGCGTGGGCGGTTCCCGCGCTGCAGAATGATTACGGCAGCGATCCGACCGTCACTGGGATCTGGAACGCCACCATGGCAGAG TTGAAGTGTTGCGGTTTCTCCAACTACACCGACTTACTGGGGTCAGAGGTGGAGCAGCAGAACGGTATCAGCCTCCCACccagctgctgctccaccaACATCGCCCCCTGCAGCCCAGCGGAGGCGGCGCGCTCACCTGTCCAG GGCTGCTTTGATCCCATCCTGAAGACTCTGAGGAAACACACCTGCACTGTGGGAGGCGTGGCAGCAGGACTGGGACTCCTAGAG ATCGCTGCCATGATCGTCTCCATGTACCTGTTCTCTCACCTGGATGAGAAAGTCAGCTGA
- the LOC122838117 gene encoding tetraspanin-1 isoform X2 has translation MIRSTRQMMPLLHLLLFLSGLSLVAMGTWVTAGGDPFLHLLGPFSNQLLRFVNVGLLCIAMGTTLVLLGALGGCAAHWESKCLLLTAEGILKAWAVPALQNDYGSDPTVTGIWNATMAELKCCGFSNYTDLLGSEVEQQNGISLPPSCCSTNIAPCSPAEAARSPVQGCFDPILKTLRKHTCTVGGVAAGLGLLEIAAMIVSMYLFSHLDEKVS, from the exons atgatCCGCTCCACCCGGCAGATGATgcccctcctccacctgctgctgttt CTGAGCGGCCTCTCtctggttgccatgggaacCTGGGTGACGGCGGGCGGCGACCCCTTCCTCCACCTGCTGGGGCCGTTCTCCAACCAGCTGCTGCGCTTCGTCAACGTCGGCCTCCTCTGCATCGCCATGGGAACCACACTGGTGCtgctgggagcactgggaggaTGTGCAGCTCACTGGGAGAGCAAGTGTCTGCTGCTGACT gctgAAGGTATCCTCAAGGCGTGGGCGGTTCCCGCGCTGCAGAATGATTACGGCAGCGATCCGACCGTCACTGGGATCTGGAACGCCACCATGGCAGAG TTGAAGTGTTGCGGTTTCTCCAACTACACCGACTTACTGGGGTCAGAGGTGGAGCAGCAGAACGGTATCAGCCTCCCACccagctgctgctccaccaACATCGCCCCCTGCAGCCCAGCGGAGGCGGCGCGCTCACCTGTCCAG GGCTGCTTTGATCCCATCCTGAAGACTCTGAGGAAACACACCTGCACTGTGGGAGGCGTGGCAGCAGGACTGGGACTCCTAGAG ATCGCTGCCATGATCGTCTCCATGTACCTGTTCTCTCACCTGGATGAGAAAGTCAGCTGA